A region from the Aquimarina sp. ERC-38 genome encodes:
- a CDS encoding TonB-dependent receptor, which yields MQIDSLGSYVIKVSGLSYADVFIPLKLENHNKPIEKNIVLKNDSFTLDQVIINANAAITVKKDTIIFKANRFADGSEEIAEDILKKLPGVEVDNDGQIKVQGKAVEKVMIEGDDLFEKGYSLLTKNLNSNSIDKVEILQRFSDNPLLKGIENSDKVAINLTLKQGQKTSLFGNASLGYGTDNFYENRLNLISFNKDTKFYVFSNVNNTGIDAIGDIYKIINPNVFSDITYVGDDIGAIDIINIEGLQPDLKKERINLNNSEFASLNTVYNPLEKLKIKGIAFFNTDEISFFNTNTIQYLIGEDSFTNNEEGRIRKKLFTGFGKLDGIYSINDDSRIEYVSKYNIGKQNSREALTFNDESINKQLDTDNVFIDQRITYTKRQKDKSALLITGRYTYDEKPQNFSVDQFLFENLFPEEEEIESILQNVDYKFNYLALEGNYITKINKNNLDIKLGYQNTNSKLKSSLSFKNNNQTSFPDDNLFSNNLNYLFSDLYLKSKYSWEIGKVVIRPSFQIHQLFVTVNQNSSDNSESIFYVVPGIGLNYSINKKNKLSFAYEYETKNFSFSDVQSGYILTNFRNFNRGLGNFEQLNNSFFFANYVYGNWSDEFLINSTFLYLKNDQYKSSRSEIVPNYSLSETFILDDKEQYTWNTSIDKFVEQLSINFKVKGGISETNFQNIVNNSELRDIRSRSFNYGVEIRSIYNGVFNFHIGSKSITSEVSVNSNVSNINNTSFLDLNFEVSEKLHFKLSNERYFFGNSNRDNTYYFTDFDAKYVIKKNALTLKFLARNIWNTDTFATYYVGDTNQLISENKILPQYFLLKLDFKF from the coding sequence ATGCAAATTGATTCGTTAGGAAGTTATGTAATCAAAGTAAGTGGATTATCATACGCTGACGTTTTTATCCCTTTGAAGTTAGAGAATCATAATAAACCAATTGAAAAAAATATAGTTTTGAAAAATGATTCTTTTACCCTGGATCAGGTAATTATAAATGCTAATGCCGCTATCACCGTAAAAAAAGATACTATAATTTTCAAAGCAAATCGTTTTGCTGATGGCAGTGAAGAAATTGCTGAAGATATCCTTAAAAAATTACCTGGGGTAGAGGTAGATAATGACGGACAAATCAAAGTGCAAGGTAAAGCTGTGGAAAAGGTAATGATAGAAGGAGATGATTTATTTGAAAAAGGATATAGCTTATTAACCAAGAACTTAAATTCTAATAGTATTGATAAAGTTGAAATCCTCCAACGATTTTCTGATAATCCACTATTGAAAGGGATTGAAAATAGTGATAAAGTAGCTATCAATTTAACCTTAAAACAAGGTCAAAAAACCTCACTATTCGGAAATGCTTCACTTGGATATGGAACCGATAACTTTTATGAGAATCGTCTTAATCTTATTTCGTTTAATAAAGACACCAAATTTTATGTTTTTAGTAATGTAAATAATACTGGAATAGATGCAATTGGAGATATTTATAAAATTATTAATCCAAATGTTTTTTCTGATATAACATATGTTGGTGACGATATTGGAGCCATAGATATTATAAATATTGAAGGTTTGCAACCTGATCTTAAAAAAGAGCGTATCAATTTAAATAATTCTGAGTTTGCTTCTTTAAATACAGTATACAATCCATTAGAAAAATTAAAGATTAAAGGGATTGCTTTTTTCAATACCGATGAAATCAGTTTTTTTAATACTAACACCATACAGTATTTAATTGGAGAAGATAGTTTTACTAACAACGAAGAAGGGAGAATAAGAAAAAAACTATTCACCGGATTTGGAAAATTAGATGGAATCTATTCTATTAATGATGATAGTAGGATAGAATATGTAAGTAAATATAACATTGGTAAGCAAAATAGTAGAGAGGCTTTAACCTTCAATGATGAATCTATAAATAAACAATTAGACACCGATAACGTATTCATTGATCAAAGAATCACGTATACTAAAAGGCAAAAAGATAAAAGTGCCCTATTGATAACTGGAAGATATACTTACGATGAAAAGCCTCAAAATTTTTCAGTTGATCAATTTCTTTTTGAAAACTTGTTTCCTGAAGAAGAAGAGATAGAATCTATTTTACAAAACGTGGATTATAAGTTTAATTATTTGGCATTAGAGGGAAATTATATTACTAAAATCAACAAGAATAATTTAGATATTAAATTGGGATATCAAAATACAAACTCAAAGCTTAAGAGTTCTTTGTCATTTAAAAATAATAATCAAACCAGTTTTCCGGACGATAATTTATTTTCCAATAATCTTAATTATCTTTTTAGTGATTTATATTTAAAATCAAAATATAGCTGGGAAATAGGAAAAGTGGTTATACGACCGTCATTTCAAATACATCAATTATTTGTTACCGTAAATCAAAATAGTTCTGATAATTCGGAATCTATATTTTACGTAGTTCCTGGGATTGGTCTCAATTACTCTATTAATAAAAAAAATAAGTTATCATTCGCTTATGAATATGAAACAAAGAATTTTTCTTTTTCAGATGTACAAAGCGGATATATATTAACTAATTTTAGAAATTTTAACAGAGGTCTTGGTAATTTTGAACAATTAAATAATTCTTTTTTCTTTGCAAATTATGTTTATGGTAACTGGAGTGATGAATTTCTTATCAATTCTACATTTCTTTATTTAAAGAACGATCAATATAAAAGTTCCAGAAGCGAAATTGTGCCCAATTATAGTTTATCAGAGACTTTTATTCTTGATGATAAAGAACAATATACCTGGAATACAAGTATAGATAAATTTGTAGAACAACTATCGATTAATTTTAAGGTCAAAGGAGGCATTTCTGAAACAAATTTCCAAAATATTGTAAATAATTCTGAACTTAGAGACATTAGGAGTAGATCTTTTAATTACGGAGTAGAAATACGGTCAATTTATAATGGAGTATTTAATTTTCATATTGGTAGTAAGTCAATTACTTCGGAAGTTTCTGTCAATTCAAATGTTTCAAATATAAATAATACGTCATTTTTAGATTTGAATTTTGAAGTCAGTGAAAAACTTCATTTTAAACTATCAAACGAACGCTATTTTTTTGGAAATTCTAATCGAGATAACACATATTATTTTACTGACTTTGACGCTAAATACGTTATTAAAAAAAATGCCCTTACCCTTAAGTTTCTAGCCCGAAATATTTGGAATACGGATACTTTTGCTACGTACTACGTGGGAGACACAAACCAGTTAATTTCAGAAAATAAAATTTTGCCTCAATACTTTCTGCTTAAATTGGATTTTAAGTTTTAA
- a CDS encoding GLPGLI family protein, whose product MKNLINTVIVLISCYYAYSQEIQTNCKIVYDFNISLDGTPKNYKSTLFSNQKQSIFFWNDQMSEKNTEESGELGNVSIKVNINDSIGTINKTDFEKDSLFTRTVWIKGETYIIKEKKPKLNWTLHEQQKYIGDLLSTKATCEFRGRSYTAWYATSIPIPFGPWKLHGLPGVILEARDSKGEVEFLVESINIPHSQNIQDLSRSGKTISLKNYVEKRGKLVNSIVKSIKGKLPRGATVEVNETEVNHLEFFPNK is encoded by the coding sequence ATGAAAAATTTAATCAACACAGTAATAGTATTAATTTCTTGTTATTACGCATATTCGCAAGAAATCCAAACTAATTGCAAAATTGTCTATGATTTTAATATTAGTCTTGATGGCACCCCAAAAAACTATAAATCAACATTGTTTTCTAATCAAAAACAATCAATTTTCTTTTGGAATGATCAAATGAGCGAAAAAAATACCGAAGAAAGCGGTGAATTAGGAAATGTAAGTATTAAAGTAAATATTAATGACTCAATAGGTACTATTAATAAAACTGATTTTGAGAAAGATTCTTTATTCACGAGAACTGTGTGGATAAAAGGGGAAACGTATATAATCAAAGAAAAAAAACCCAAGCTTAATTGGACATTACATGAACAGCAAAAGTATATTGGTGATTTATTGAGTACCAAAGCAACTTGTGAATTTCGTGGTCGTTCCTACACCGCCTGGTACGCTACTAGCATTCCAATTCCTTTTGGTCCCTGGAAACTCCACGGGCTTCCAGGAGTTATTCTAGAAGCACGAGATAGTAAAGGAGAGGTTGAATTTTTAGTTGAGTCAATTAATATTCCACATAGTCAGAATATTCAGGATTTATCACGTTCTGGAAAAACAATAAGTCTTAAAAATTATGTTGAAAAGAGAGGTAAACTGGTAAACTCAATTGTTAAGTCAATTAAGGGTAAGCTACCTAGAGGCGCAACGGTTGAAGTTAATGAAACAGAAGTAAATCATTTAGAATTTTTTCCGAATAAATAG
- a CDS encoding AraC family transcriptional regulator, with protein MIFITRFAFLYFVSHCYLYSQDIESNLFGTKKDTLLTKSYDEIYKLHYDNYEIDSLYNFYAKAFIRKAYEEKDTARITIGYYVLTYKNLNSNLQFNDSLIKYANMLKSYQWSWQGYDNKGVIYNDKRNFQLALINHVKAYNIAKEYGLKDYQISSLLSLGILKERIGRYEESLQNFKLSTIFLKEKIEKTDSIDESLQQSYLNNLHILSNSYRLNKKLDSAKIIINEAKQYQKFEWAFRSLNKIKLNEAEIDYDSRKYKNAIKNGTFAISHFIEDEDEKSVAACYYIIGMSHFKLGYKDIGIDYLIKMDSIYSKLGSIYPPVRSGYENLISYFKKKKYIEKQLYFVNQLLHFDSIAHDNYTFIYEHLVNNLEKPELLKQKEELTKQLKGKNKKVRYWVFTALFVIIILLFEIVRRKKLLLKKEKEKELLEIKFQKRFDDLVGKTKKSYSYKSTNIEDENYTDNLEISKPVVSDILKQLKRFEENQDYINSELTATILAKQFNTNANYLGRIVKFHHHKSFRQYVNDLRIDFALDQIRNNLKFRNYSISAIAKEVGFKNTDPFTKAFKNKVGINPSDFLKKISK; from the coding sequence ATGATCTTTATTACTAGATTCGCTTTCCTCTATTTTGTATCTCACTGTTACCTCTATTCCCAAGACATTGAATCGAATCTTTTTGGCACTAAAAAAGATACACTACTAACAAAATCATATGACGAAATTTACAAACTTCATTATGATAACTATGAAATTGATAGTCTTTATAACTTTTATGCCAAAGCTTTCATAAGAAAAGCATATGAAGAAAAAGATACAGCCAGAATTACTATTGGCTATTATGTATTAACATACAAGAATTTAAATAGTAACCTTCAATTTAATGATAGCCTGATTAAGTACGCTAATATGTTAAAATCTTATCAATGGTCCTGGCAAGGTTACGACAATAAAGGAGTTATATATAATGATAAAAGAAACTTTCAATTAGCATTAATTAATCATGTTAAAGCTTATAATATAGCAAAGGAGTATGGACTTAAGGATTATCAAATCAGTTCTCTACTAAGTCTAGGTATTTTAAAAGAGCGAATCGGTAGGTATGAAGAATCTTTACAGAATTTTAAATTAAGTACAATATTTTTAAAAGAGAAAATAGAGAAAACTGATAGTATTGATGAAAGTCTACAACAGTCTTATCTCAATAATTTACATATCTTAAGCAATTCATATCGCTTAAATAAAAAGTTAGATTCTGCCAAAATTATAATTAATGAAGCGAAACAATATCAAAAATTTGAATGGGCTTTTAGAAGTCTGAATAAAATTAAATTAAATGAAGCAGAAATTGATTATGATTCGAGAAAATACAAGAATGCAATTAAAAACGGGACGTTTGCTATTTCTCATTTTATCGAAGATGAAGATGAGAAAAGCGTTGCTGCTTGCTATTATATAATAGGCATGTCACATTTTAAATTAGGCTACAAAGATATCGGTATAGATTATTTAATTAAAATGGATAGTATATACTCAAAATTAGGAAGCATATACCCCCCTGTTAGATCAGGTTATGAGAATTTAATTTCATATTTTAAAAAGAAAAAATATATAGAAAAACAATTATATTTTGTTAATCAACTATTACATTTTGACAGTATTGCACATGATAACTATACATTTATATATGAACACTTAGTAAATAATCTGGAAAAACCCGAACTATTAAAGCAAAAAGAAGAATTAACTAAGCAATTAAAAGGTAAAAATAAAAAAGTTCGATATTGGGTTTTTACAGCACTATTTGTAATTATAATATTGTTATTTGAAATTGTAAGAAGGAAGAAATTATTATTAAAAAAAGAAAAAGAAAAAGAATTACTAGAAATAAAATTTCAAAAAAGGTTTGATGATCTGGTAGGAAAAACCAAGAAATCTTATTCTTATAAATCCACTAATATAGAAGATGAAAATTATACTGATAATTTAGAAATTTCAAAACCAGTAGTATCTGATATTTTAAAGCAACTTAAGCGGTTTGAAGAAAATCAAGATTACATAAATTCTGAACTAACTGCTACCATATTAGCGAAACAATTTAACACTAATGCAAATTATTTAGGACGTATTGTAAAGTTTCACCATCATAAAAGTTTTAGACAATATGTAAATGATTTACGAATAGACTTTGCTTTAGATCAAATTCGTAATAATTTAAAATTTCGAAATTATTCTATATCTGCAATAGCTAAAGAAGTAGGTTTTAAAAATACTGATCCTTTTACCAAAGCTTTTAAAAATAAGGTAGGTATAAATCCTTCTGATTTTTTAAAAAAAATTTCGAAATAG